The Mycolicibacterium aurum genome segment CGACCTTGTACGGCGCGAACATCGACGTGTTGGCCAGCGCCACGGACTGCCCGAGGTCGAAGACGTCGGGGGCGGTGCTGCGGCCCTTCTGCTGAGTGGCGGCGTTGATCTCGTCCTGGCTGGATGCATCCGGCTGCGCCGAGTTGACCTTGATGCCGTACTTGTCGGAGAACGCCGTGATGATCGCGCCGTAGTTGGCCCAATCCGGGGGCAGTGCAATGACATTCAGCTCGCCCTCGGCCTTGGCCGCCTCGACGAGGCCCTCCAGGCCACCGAAGTCCTGCGCCGAGGTGGCCTCCGCCGCGTTCACGCCCGATTCGGTCTCGCCGCCCGAGCTCTTCTGTTCGGGGGGCGCGCAGGCCACGGCGGACGCGACCAGCAGTGCGGTCGTCGCCGCGGTCAGAGCTCGGGACAGTGTCATTACCGACGTCATTGCCGAACCTTCCGATGAGGAGGAGGCCGTCCGGTAGCCCAACGTTTACCGGATGGCGACTCAGGAGTGAATGAATCCAGCCAGCGGTTGAAACATACCCTGGCGACATGGCTGTACCGGATAGCTTCGACGCCTTCCTGTCCTTCGTGGCCGCTCCGGTGGCGATGCTGGCCACGGCAGGCGCCGACGGGGTGCCTCACCTGGTTCCGGTCGTGTTCGCGATGCCCGAGCACCGCACGGACATCCTGTACACGGCCGTCGACGCCAAACCCAAGACCACCCAGCGGCTGCGCCGGCTCGCCAACATCGAGCACAACCCCGCGGTCAGCCTCATGGTCGACCACTACGAGGACGACTGGACGAAACTGTGGTGGGTGCGCGCCGACGGCGCGGCGTCGATCCACCACGACGGCGTCGAGATGGCGACCGGGTACGCCCTCCTCCGCGCGAAGTACCCGCAGTACCGGCGCGTCGAGCTCGACGGCCCGGTGGTGACCGTCGAGATACGCCGCTGGTCGTCCTGGCATGGGGGTTAACCGGTAGTCGGCGCTGCGGTTCTCCGGAATGCATCTGGGGGCCAGCCGGGCAGACTCACCGGCCCGCCCGGGGCGACAGTTGAAGCACCTCGCCGCCCCCCCTTCTGCAGGAGCCACTCATGATCACCGACCCCGATGACGACCAGCTCACCGACCGCTTCGAACGCGACGCCATCCCCCTGATCGCCGAGTTGTACCGCCACGCCTTCAAACTGACCCGCGACCACGCCGACGCCGAGGATCTGCTGCAGGAGACCGCCGCCAAGGCGTACGCGGCGTTCGGTAGCTTCCGCGTGGGCACCAACCTGGCCGGCTGGCTGTACCGGATCATGCTCAACACCCACATCAGCGCCTACCGCAAGCAGCAGCACCGTCCCGCGTTGCAGTTCACCGACCAGTTCAGCGACGGACAGCTGCTGGCCCACAGCCGCCGCTCCAGCGGCGCGGGGATCACCGGGACCGCTGGCGCCGCCGAAGACATCGCGCTCGCCGGGACCAGCGACCCGGCGATCGTGTCCGCGATGCGCGCCCTTCCGGAGAAGTACCGGACCGCGGTGTATTACGCCGATATCGAG includes the following:
- a CDS encoding sigma-70 family RNA polymerase sigma factor → MITDPDDDQLTDRFERDAIPLIAELYRHAFKLTRDHADAEDLLQETAAKAYAAFGSFRVGTNLAGWLYRIMLNTHISAYRKQQHRPALQFTDQFSDGQLLAHSRRSSGAGITGTAGAAEDIALAGTSDPAIVSAMRALPEKYRTAVYYADIEGRKFKEIAALTNVPIGTVMSRLHRGRKQLRSVLTDVAKDRGYLLPEAA
- a CDS encoding TIGR03668 family PPOX class F420-dependent oxidoreductase — protein: MAVPDSFDAFLSFVAAPVAMLATAGADGVPHLVPVVFAMPEHRTDILYTAVDAKPKTTQRLRRLANIEHNPAVSLMVDHYEDDWTKLWWVRADGAASIHHDGVEMATGYALLRAKYPQYRRVELDGPVVTVEIRRWSSWHGG